A window of the Pararge aegeria chromosome 2, ilParAegt1.1, whole genome shotgun sequence genome harbors these coding sequences:
- the LOC120628943 gene encoding lipoyltransferase 1, mitochondrial isoform X3: MSQSTDINTNLALEDWMYRNMDFSNHHVMMVWRNEPCVVIGRHQNPWLEANVPFLAEKEITLARRNSGGGTVYHDRGNLNITFFTPRERYDRKYNLELVKRALYRGFGIKSVINDRHDIIVQDKYKISGTAAKLGRLTGYHHCTLLVNANKADLTKALAKREHGIQTTATASTPSPVVNLADMDNKVTVEALQTAIGYEYLRTPALRLDDGGERQILKQRGFQFVNPTEDWFPGLSELKSELESWDWAFGRTPEFTVSRSFPVPAELLAPSKVYSATQELVISMTVEKGLIDDVTLNIPPGLVESGFHGEASVITHLKGKRFTSEALSALEDAMLTRHGDVKKLDDKEQFVAKCFDQVVNTI; encoded by the exons ATGTCTCAATCAACGGACATCAACACAAATTTGGCTCTGGAAGATTGGATGTATCGGAACATGGACTTCAGTAACCACCATGTGATGATGGTGTGGCGTAATGAGCCATGTGTTGTTATCGGCAGACACCAAAACCCTTGGCTTGAGGCTAATGTGCCATTCTTAGCTGAAAAGGAGATAACATTGGCTCGGCGTAACAGCGGTGGGGGAACTGTGTATCATGACCGTGGTAATCTCAACATTACATTTTTCACACCAAGAGAAAGATATGATCGAAAGTACAACTTGGAGCTGGTGAAGAGAGCACTGTACAGAGGATTTGGAATAAAATCTGTCATCAATGATCGTCATGACATCATTGTACAAGACAAATATAAA ATATCAGGAACAGCTGCAAAATTAGGACGCTTGACCGGATACCATCACTGCACTCTTCTAGTCAATGCCAACAAGGCAGATCTCACCAAGGCACTTGCTAAAAGAGAG catGGCATACAGACGACAGCGACGGCGTCCACGCCTTCCCCGGTCGTGAATCTGGCTGATATGGACAACAAAGTCACCGTGGAAGCTTTACAAACGGCGATCGGGTACGAGTACCTGAGGACTCCAGCACTGCGTTTGGATGATGGCGGCGAACGGCAGATCTTGAAACAGAGAGGTTTTCAATTCGTCAACCCCACTGAAGACTGGTTCCCAG GTCTCTCGGAACTGAAGAGCGAGCTAGAATCATGGGACTGGGCGTTCGGTCGAACACCCGAGTTCACTGTCAGTCGATCCTTCCCTGTACCCGCGGAACTTCTAGCGCCGTCCAAAGTATACTCAGCAACGCAGGAGTTGGTTATCTCCATGACAGTAGAGAAGGGTCTTATCGACGATGTAACTCTTAATATTCCTCCCGGTTTAGTGGAGTCTGGATTCCACGGGGAGGCGTCCGTTATAACTCATCTTAAAGGCAAAAGGTTCACATCCGAGGCCCTTTCGGCTCTTGAGGACGCGATGTTAACACGTCACGGAGATGTGAAAAAGTTGGACGACAAAGAACAGTTTGTCGCCAAATGTTTCGATCAAGTTGTTAATACTATCTAG
- the LOC120628943 gene encoding lipoyltransferase 1, mitochondrial isoform X2: MAQSLMRKIAMSNMFVVVGLTRRTSSRSLATGKNLASKKIRNELPPEGEVTKSVFMSQSTDINTNLALEDWMYRNMDFSNHHVMMVWRNEPCVVIGRHQNPWLEANVPFLAEKEITLARRNSGGGTVYHDRGNLNITFFTPRERYDRKYNLELVKRALYRGFGIKSVINDRHDIIVQDKYKISGTAAKLGRLTGYHHCTLLVNANKADLTKALAKRETTATASTPSPVVNLADMDNKVTVEALQTAIGYEYLRTPALRLDDGGERQILKQRGFQFVNPTEDWFPGLSELKSELESWDWAFGRTPEFTVSRSFPVPAELLAPSKVYSATQELVISMTVEKGLIDDVTLNIPPGLVESGFHGEASVITHLKGKRFTSEALSALEDAMLTRHGDVKKLDDKEQFVAKCFDQVVNTI; this comes from the exons atgGCACAATCACTGATGAGAAAGATTGCCATGAGCAACATGTTTGTTGTAGTCGGGTTGACAAGAAGGACTAGTTCAAGAAGCCTGGCCACAGGCAAGAATCTGGCCAGCAAGAAAATCCGCAATGAGTTGCCGCCTGAGGGGGAGGTCACAAAGTCAGTGTTCATGTCTCAATCAACGGACATCAACACAAATTTGGCTCTGGAAGATTGGATGTATCGGAACATGGACTTCAGTAACCACCATGTGATGATGGTGTGGCGTAATGAGCCATGTGTTGTTATCGGCAGACACCAAAACCCTTGGCTTGAGGCTAATGTGCCATTCTTAGCTGAAAAGGAGATAACATTGGCTCGGCGTAACAGCGGTGGGGGAACTGTGTATCATGACCGTGGTAATCTCAACATTACATTTTTCACACCAAGAGAAAGATATGATCGAAAGTACAACTTGGAGCTGGTGAAGAGAGCACTGTACAGAGGATTTGGAATAAAATCTGTCATCAATGATCGTCATGACATCATTGTACAAGACAAATATAAA ATATCAGGAACAGCTGCAAAATTAGGACGCTTGACCGGATACCATCACTGCACTCTTCTAGTCAATGCCAACAAGGCAGATCTCACCAAGGCACTTGCTAAAAGAGAG ACGACAGCGACGGCGTCCACGCCTTCCCCGGTCGTGAATCTGGCTGATATGGACAACAAAGTCACCGTGGAAGCTTTACAAACGGCGATCGGGTACGAGTACCTGAGGACTCCAGCACTGCGTTTGGATGATGGCGGCGAACGGCAGATCTTGAAACAGAGAGGTTTTCAATTCGTCAACCCCACTGAAGACTGGTTCCCAG GTCTCTCGGAACTGAAGAGCGAGCTAGAATCATGGGACTGGGCGTTCGGTCGAACACCCGAGTTCACTGTCAGTCGATCCTTCCCTGTACCCGCGGAACTTCTAGCGCCGTCCAAAGTATACTCAGCAACGCAGGAGTTGGTTATCTCCATGACAGTAGAGAAGGGTCTTATCGACGATGTAACTCTTAATATTCCTCCCGGTTTAGTGGAGTCTGGATTCCACGGGGAGGCGTCCGTTATAACTCATCTTAAAGGCAAAAGGTTCACATCCGAGGCCCTTTCGGCTCTTGAGGACGCGATGTTAACACGTCACGGAGATGTGAAAAAGTTGGACGACAAAGAACAGTTTGTCGCCAAATGTTTCGATCAAGTTGTTAATACTATCTAG
- the LOC120628943 gene encoding lipoyltransferase 1, mitochondrial isoform X1, translated as MAQSLMRKIAMSNMFVVVGLTRRTSSRSLATGKNLASKKIRNELPPEGEVTKSVFMSQSTDINTNLALEDWMYRNMDFSNHHVMMVWRNEPCVVIGRHQNPWLEANVPFLAEKEITLARRNSGGGTVYHDRGNLNITFFTPRERYDRKYNLELVKRALYRGFGIKSVINDRHDIIVQDKYKISGTAAKLGRLTGYHHCTLLVNANKADLTKALAKREHGIQTTATASTPSPVVNLADMDNKVTVEALQTAIGYEYLRTPALRLDDGGERQILKQRGFQFVNPTEDWFPGLSELKSELESWDWAFGRTPEFTVSRSFPVPAELLAPSKVYSATQELVISMTVEKGLIDDVTLNIPPGLVESGFHGEASVITHLKGKRFTSEALSALEDAMLTRHGDVKKLDDKEQFVAKCFDQVVNTI; from the exons atgGCACAATCACTGATGAGAAAGATTGCCATGAGCAACATGTTTGTTGTAGTCGGGTTGACAAGAAGGACTAGTTCAAGAAGCCTGGCCACAGGCAAGAATCTGGCCAGCAAGAAAATCCGCAATGAGTTGCCGCCTGAGGGGGAGGTCACAAAGTCAGTGTTCATGTCTCAATCAACGGACATCAACACAAATTTGGCTCTGGAAGATTGGATGTATCGGAACATGGACTTCAGTAACCACCATGTGATGATGGTGTGGCGTAATGAGCCATGTGTTGTTATCGGCAGACACCAAAACCCTTGGCTTGAGGCTAATGTGCCATTCTTAGCTGAAAAGGAGATAACATTGGCTCGGCGTAACAGCGGTGGGGGAACTGTGTATCATGACCGTGGTAATCTCAACATTACATTTTTCACACCAAGAGAAAGATATGATCGAAAGTACAACTTGGAGCTGGTGAAGAGAGCACTGTACAGAGGATTTGGAATAAAATCTGTCATCAATGATCGTCATGACATCATTGTACAAGACAAATATAAA ATATCAGGAACAGCTGCAAAATTAGGACGCTTGACCGGATACCATCACTGCACTCTTCTAGTCAATGCCAACAAGGCAGATCTCACCAAGGCACTTGCTAAAAGAGAG catGGCATACAGACGACAGCGACGGCGTCCACGCCTTCCCCGGTCGTGAATCTGGCTGATATGGACAACAAAGTCACCGTGGAAGCTTTACAAACGGCGATCGGGTACGAGTACCTGAGGACTCCAGCACTGCGTTTGGATGATGGCGGCGAACGGCAGATCTTGAAACAGAGAGGTTTTCAATTCGTCAACCCCACTGAAGACTGGTTCCCAG GTCTCTCGGAACTGAAGAGCGAGCTAGAATCATGGGACTGGGCGTTCGGTCGAACACCCGAGTTCACTGTCAGTCGATCCTTCCCTGTACCCGCGGAACTTCTAGCGCCGTCCAAAGTATACTCAGCAACGCAGGAGTTGGTTATCTCCATGACAGTAGAGAAGGGTCTTATCGACGATGTAACTCTTAATATTCCTCCCGGTTTAGTGGAGTCTGGATTCCACGGGGAGGCGTCCGTTATAACTCATCTTAAAGGCAAAAGGTTCACATCCGAGGCCCTTTCGGCTCTTGAGGACGCGATGTTAACACGTCACGGAGATGTGAAAAAGTTGGACGACAAAGAACAGTTTGTCGCCAAATGTTTCGATCAAGTTGTTAATACTATCTAG
- the LOC120628977 gene encoding uncharacterized protein LOC120628977 gives MPSDCRDCLGIRFRINTLHQTWKWLHQTIALHEYLISLSSADTDAGFSMH, from the coding sequence ATGCCAAGTGACTGTCGGGACTGTTTGGGAATTCGTTTTCGAATTAACACCCTGCACCAAACCTGGAAGTGGCTGCATCAGACAATCGCCCTACATGAATACTTGATCTCCCTCTCTTCGGCAGACACTGACGCCGGATTTTCTATGCATTAA
- the LOC120633384 gene encoding cytochrome b-c1 complex subunit 7-like, with amino-acid sequence MALRTTAVLRSSLSKWAYNLSGFNKYGLQRDDCLYENEDVQEALRRLPAHVVDERNFRMVRAMQLSMQKTILPKEEWTKYEEDKLYLTPIVEQVKKERLEREAWEKEY; translated from the exons ATGGCATTAAGAACTACGGCTGTACTTCGCA gCAGCTTAAGCAAGTGGGCTTATAATCTTTCAGGATTTAATAAATACG GCCTACAGCGTGATGACTGTTTGTATGAGAATGAAGATGTCCAGGAAGCTTTACGCCGTCTTCCTGCTCATGTGGTAGATGAGCGTAACTTCCGGATGGTGCGCGCCATGCAGTTATCCATGCAAAAGACCATTCTGCCTAAAGAGGAGTGGACCAAATATGAAGAGGACAAACTTTACCTCACACCAATTGTTGAACAAGTCAAGAAGGAAAGATTAGAGCGTGAAGCATGGGAGAAGGAATATTAG